One stretch of Methanofastidiosum sp. DNA includes these proteins:
- a CDS encoding DUF262 domain-containing protein — MKIQDVLIKEIENKRTEFKTENYPMSIGELVNLYENEEIIINPDFQRYFRWTDLQKTRLIESIVLGIPIPSIFLFQRDDGIWEIVDGLQRVSSILQFMGALKEKTPLKLQGTKYLPHFEGFKWDNSENEDYELPTSVKLYFKRAKLNLSIILGDTGANAKFEVFQRLNTGGTYASDQEVRNSAMIMVNKPTFTWFIALSDNEDFQSTLSLSDRLYEEQYHVELALRHISLLYFEYSSKKDVKDFLDDITEQILMDTNFDYENVLKKFETTFNILNNLLGDNSFKRFDGVKFKGKFLESAFEAISIGLAHNIDKYAFPVDNDILIEKIKKLHTEEYFIKYTGSGS; from the coding sequence ATGAAAATACAAGATGTTCTGATTAAAGAAATTGAAAACAAACGGACAGAATTCAAAACTGAAAATTATCCGATGTCAATTGGTGAATTAGTTAATCTTTATGAGAATGAAGAAATAATTATTAATCCAGACTTTCAAAGATATTTCCGATGGACTGATTTACAAAAAACAAGATTAATTGAATCTATTGTTTTAGGAATTCCAATTCCTTCAATATTCTTATTTCAACGCGATGATGGTATTTGGGAAATAGTTGATGGTCTGCAAAGAGTATCTTCAATACTTCAATTTATGGGTGCTCTTAAAGAAAAAACCCCTTTGAAATTACAGGGTACAAAGTACTTACCACATTTTGAAGGGTTTAAATGGGATAATTCCGAAAATGAAGATTATGAACTACCCACATCTGTGAAACTTTATTTTAAAAGAGCAAAATTAAATTTGTCTATAATTTTAGGAGACACAGGTGCCAATGCGAAATTTGAAGTATTTCAAAGATTAAATACGGGAGGAACTTATGCTTCTGACCAAGAGGTTAGAAATAGCGCAATGATAATGGTAAATAAGCCAACTTTTACTTGGTTTATTGCACTTTCAGATAATGAAGATTTTCAAAGTACATTATCACTATCAGATAGACTTTATGAAGAACAATATCACGTAGAATTAGCTCTTCGTCACATTTCATTACTTTATTTTGAATATTCTTCTAAGAAAGATGTTAAAGATTTTCTAGACGACATAACAGAACAAATATTAATGGACACTAATTTTGATTATGAAAATGTTTTAAAAAAATTTGAGACAACTTTTAATATTTTAAATAATCTTTTAGGTGATAACTCCTTCAAACGTTTTGATGGTGTGAAATTTAAAGGAAAATTCTTAGAATCCGCATTTGAAGCAATTTCTATTGGTCTTGCACATAATATAGATAAATATGCTTTCCCTGTTGATAATGATATTTTAATTGAAAAAATAAAGAAATTACATACTGAAGAATATTTCATTAAATATACTGGTTCAGGTTCA